TCTAATACTAGATTTGTAACACTCTCTAAGGTGTTTGGACTTAGACACTCACTTAAAAGAGGAATATTCTCTCGCGAATGAGAAATTATAGAAAAGTTATGCATTCATCAATAATCCGTTCGAAATTAATTATAGAGTATATGAACAAACACGCATAACAAACTCTGCAATTCTACAGGAGTATTCCCTAACATGATACTGACTTGACACCTCAGCATAACGGAATGCAATACAAAAGATATTACATGTGCATAAAGCCAAGGCCCATCTCTTGTTTTAACCTAAGTAATACTTCATCTTCAACTCTTCACTTAAGCCCAACTTCCACTTCAAGTCTCGACCCACTTATCATCAGTGTATTACCCTGATCCATGTAACTCATGATGCCTTGTTCgttcttctccattttctctttgatTCCTAGGGTTGCTCATGACAGACGTATACACTGCACGCAAGCATCATCAAATAGGCTAAAGGCATgcttggataatgagatgatgcgataattttgtaaataataatgaaataatattgaaaatttgaaatagtttgaaataagatattttattaaattttgagaaataagaaaaatgttgaataaaattattataaagttaaaatattgttataatattattttttgaattttatttagaagtttagaaacgttgtaatgattagtaggagtgtaaccggttcggttttagacaaaatttaggactgaaccggtatgtaccaattttgcattttccaaaaccgattacgcactggttaccctcctaaacaaGTATCTCCGGTTTGATCTGTTTTCGgtcttatttttcaattttttaaaatgtaagtttgtcattaaaaaatataaatctgttaataaaaaaactgttaaaaaaaatttgttccaAAAATCTGTTCCTATTACAAAAATTGTACTACTAAAATCTgtaatactattaaaatttgTAATGCAAAATCTGTAATATTAAAATCTGTAATACAAAATCTGCATACTAAAatatgtaatacatttaatagattatagtgatttagttatagtggttagtattagttatatattaatataactataactatagtgtacattagactattagtattagttataaacttataaattagtatagttatataatatattagactatatataatataatttaatatatatttttgatcaattaaaatttcatctttaagattaaactttcattttataaattataatatgaaattatttcatatatgatatataattatatattatatatacaattttcacatataattatatattatatataatattttgtataatattaattttgtataaaacttatatataaaatattaattttttttttcaactggTCCGATCCGGTCTCGAAAATCATAGAATCGGAACCGGactggttttagaatttacacccctaaattgattaggtatgattagataaaaaaataaaaaataaaaagaatttatatttaaataattttaaaataaaattataaaaaattttgagataaaatgagatctCACTTTTCAAATGAgccataaataattttttcgaaAGAAACCAAATTGACGTTGTGTGACCAAAATGTGGACAGCATCTCTATCGAGTAAGCAATGCAATGTTCAAGAAtgcaagttttatatatattgtttaaataagatttattataaaaaatatatatatttatagaaatctCGTATCTGTTAAGAGAATGTCCGATATTTACGCGCCTAACACAGGAAAAAAATTCTAATCCGATGTCTGTCTTCATTTAATTTGTCAGGGCGTTAGCCTCATTGGGCCATCCATGGTGTTGTCTCCACAAtcttcaaagaaaaatgataggattattatttatttattatttatttattatttatttattatttatttattattttatttaatagttaaggtagtgactattagtaagtttatatctttttttaattttttttaatgattaaagatattaaaaaaatacttaaaataaaataataaaaaaataaaaatactataaataataaataagtagtaGATAaatagtaagcctatcattacCCATCTTCAAAATCTGATATGTcttgtgaaaacaaaaatgctactttgctGTCCTCCATTCTGTCCTTGCTTCCATAaactgtattttttattttttgaaaaatactaatttccCACTTTGAAAgcgttttttgttttaagtgtgtgtgtgtttttttttaatttttaaaaaattacatagatACTATATAAAATTGCATCAAATTCACACATTTTAAAAGACTATATAAAGCATACCCTTAAGTTAACCATATCCAATCACATGTATGATTCTTTAATGACATCCAACTTGAAACagatatattgatttttttttataggtaagaaaAAAGCTTCTCATCattgactttatttttatttatttttagttcgacttttaaattttggatatattttatacatattgagACAATcaattataagataaatattgaCTAATATGACGAGATCTTTTAAtacatcaaaaataaatatttacaatcataaaatacgtaaataagattcactttttaaaagaaaacaacacaaCAAGGTCTAATTATTAAGTGGGGACATTGATATCACTATTCCTTCTTGGATTAGCTGATAATTCATTTTACGTGAGATGCATAGATCGGGCATGGCACGTGATACCAGGTGCCCAAAGCCACCATGCACATGCACGTTGCCAGGCTATTAAATAATGCATGACAAAGACATAAATACCTCTACTGTATTCACCGACACGCGTCTAATTATTGTGGCCGGTGGCTCCATTATTTGTGATCTCAGTACCTGTACCTCACTTCAATTCCATCGACAATCAGAAGGGCATTATCGCCCGCTCATAACAATTGTTGTTCCTTTCTAGGTCTGTGCTCCCAATATAGAGTTTAAAATACGAAAATATCTTTGCTTTCCATTTTTTCCGGAAGAAAtaagagagaggcagagaggcAGATTCCTGTGGCTCTCTCCCTTTTCCTGGTTGAAACTATTTGCAACGAAAAAGAAGGACAAAATGTCAATATTTGAGAGCTGCATTGTCCTCCTCTTCCTTTCTCAAACCGATCTGAGGCTTTAAAGCGACAAACATCTCTTTAGCTTGAACCATACTCTGTAAGTTAAAGttcattgtttttgttttatctatcttttttttttttagtgaaaatCAGAACTTGCATGTGCTTTAACACAAGCTagggagaaaaataaagaattttcttttctcttgtttttttttttccttggaaagtgcccttgttaatttttttgtttggagaacATAAACCTTTCTGTTTATATCTTGAGAGAAAAAGCTATATCTAAgctggttttgttttttctttttctgggtTTGTTTAGTTTGTTGCTGTTGAAGTGGCGGTGGTGGGGGTTGGAGATGCCGGAGAAGGCAATGAGTTCGTTACTTTTGAAACCATTGATACCAAGGTGGAGTCCCTTGCGTCATTGGCGTTTTGGAGTGCTGACGGCTTTGGTTGTTGTTGGGATGGTCATCGTTTGGAGCGTAGATGGGTGCACCATAAAGAGCTTTCTCGAAGTTTGGAGGTTCAGACAAGATTTCGTAACCACGAAACTCAGTACTCGCCCGGCTAATCTCACCCAAATCCATCAAAGTCCACATCTCAACACCTCCATCATCCTGGCTAATACGACCCAGAACCAAACTAATACTACGAACCCTATAGATTCCCGCATTCTTGAACCGCCTTCTGTTCAGACCTCAACCGGATTTCCTCAACAGCCAGCCCAGAATCCACTGCAGCACACAGCTTCGCCAAATTTGAGCTGGGTTTCAGCTGAATTAGAACCCAACTTGACCTCCAATCTTGTCGCCCGGTGGTTGGCTCCAGGAGGTGAACCTTGTAAGGATTCCAAGACGGTACAGATTTCGATTCCTGGTTTGGATGGTAGGAACTTGATTAATCTTTCAGCCGGTGAAATCCATGAATTTGGTTTTCAAGCACTGGATGAGTCTGGAAATCCACGCTGTTTAGGGGGAGATTACTTTGAGACTGATCTTTCAGGGGATGCTTGGAAATCCCGACCGTTAGTCAAAGATTTTGGTAACGGCTCTTATTATGTTTCGCTTCAGGTTCATCCTGACTTTGATGGGGATTACAATCTGACAGTTATCCTGCTATTTAGGCAATTTGAAGGCCTGAAATTCTCACCTTGGCGATTTGCGTTTGATCGAGTGCTTCGGAAAATTCCGATCAGGTTTTACAAATCCTCAGGTCACTTGCATGAGCTACAAACTTGTACAGAATCTGACTTTAGCAGGGATATTTGGTCTGGGAGGTGGACTCGGCATGGTAAGAATGATGATTGTCAAATCAGTAGTGATGGTCGTTACCGTTGCTTACCACCTGACTTTCCATGTCAAAGTCCGTGGTGTAGTGGCTCACTGGGTTTGTTAGAGAGTAATGGTTGGGTCTACTCTGCACATTGTGCTTTTAGATTGTTTCTAGCTGATTCTGCTTGGAATTGCTTGAAGAATCGGTGGATTTTCTTCTGGGGTGATTCAAATCACGTCGATACAATCCGAAACATGCTCAATTTTGTCTTAGATTTGCCTGATATTCCCTCAGTTCCCAGGCGGTTTGATATGAACTTCTCAAACCCAAAACAACCGTCTCAATCGGTTAGAATTACTAGCATTTTCAATGGGCACTGGAATGAGACGGGCAATTATGAAGGGTTGAATTCATTGCAAAATGAAGGATTTAGGAATTTGTTAAAGAAGTACTTTTCAGAAGACACAGTTCCAGACACAGTGATCATGAACTCTGGATTACACGATGGTGTTAAGTGGAAAAATCTAAGGGCATTCTCTGGTGGGGCAGATTACGCTGCTTCATTTTGGGCCGAGGTTATGGAGTCATTAAAGCAGAGGGGATTGGCAGTGCCAAAGGTTTTCTACAGGACCACTGTAGCAACTGGTGGATATGCTAGGTCGCTGGCATTTAATCCCAATAAAATGGAGGCTTTCAATGGTGTATTGTTGGACAAATTGAAGCACGTTGGGGTAGTTTCGGGCGTGATCGATAACTTTGATATGACTTTTCCTTGGCATTTTGATAATCGGTGCAATGACGGTGTGCATTACGGTCGGGCTCCGCTGAAGATGATGTGGAGAGACGGCCTAATTGGGCACCAGTATTTTGTAGACCTCATGTTAGTTCATGTGTTGCTCAATGCACTCTGTGCAAGATGAATTTATGCACTCCTTCTGCAGAGTTGGAGCCCCCCGAGGGTGGTGTTATGGCATGATATAGAGAACGCAAATGCCAGTCCATTCATATCTCTCAGCCAAGAAAACAATGGATTAGATGCCATATGCATTGTGAGAATGCAGACAAAAGAACTTAGCTGCTGCTTTTTCTGGAGAAAGTTCGAGGTAGTgagtgctatatatatagattcgTATAATTCATTAGATCAGATGGCATTCTTTATTCGTTTATAAACTCTcaacatataaatataacacataTGGTTGCGATTTTGAGGTGTTCTTTGGAGTCGGAAATAGAGAAAATCTGTATTCGGCGCTCCATCTGAACTGTATCGTGTTACCCGATTTGATCTCGATCGAGTATATATAGTTTCTAGGCATGCATGTTCATGCGTTTTCCAGAAGGCGTGTGTATAGATTCACAAGCCATTTTGTGTCATTGTCAAGTGAATTCCCATTGCATGTCTACGTATTCAAGTTTGTTCCTTTCAATTATAAGCAATGATAAAGACTGTTGCTTCAACCTTAACTAATACTTAACCACCCAATGGGAAAGATGAACGCAATCTTCATGTTAGAGATTGGTTGCTTAAAGCTAAAACTTGATTTTGGGTAACGAAATATTTGGTTTTGAGCAAGTTGCCACTTGCCGATCTCGTTGACCATCCCCATCCAATCTCTTGTGAAACGAAGCTTTGCTGAATATACGTGATTTATGGTTTTAATAAAGCTTAAATTTGTAAGCTTAGAAAATTTCCATTGGTCTAGGCTTTAAGAAATCATGGGTGATTTAGAACATATGGTTTGATCAAACCTTTGACTTGTTTATACAtgatagttattttatttacatgtcAATTCCACACTGTTCACATGGCAAGGTTTGATTGAtaagaaatttgttttttaaaccGTTATTGCAAATCAAATCATactaaatcaataatatttacacGAATTCTCAATGCCGATTAACGTATAAAACGCTAATGGTttgttacataaaaaaataaaaaatctcaattggtttgttatatatatatatatatatatatatatatatataacgagcATATCTAATAAAAATGGGTGACCAATGGTCCAATTGGAAGTACCATTAACGGATAGCTTTACAGGTGCTTGTAATCATGCTCATTGGGTTGCTAAATGGACTGTTGACGGTGGAAAATAGggaaatatgatattttttttttataattttttatataattatattttaaacgatagatatttttataaaataatttataaatatttttattttaaaatatgattttataaagtATTATGCGTGTATTATTACTAGAAAAATATTTCCACCAATGATTTGTAAGTGTTAACCAAACTAAAAATTCTTTATGAATTtcttaatgttaaaaaaaacgGAGATTGCATCATAAATATTGtattaaaaatcttaatatatttttatatagagtTTATAAGATTAAAGATGGATTGAATTATCGATtatcaatgaaaaaatctacTCTTCATCCCTATATTATACTAGTTTTGCTATTTATCATCATACACACCACACTTAAAATCGTATCAGTATACACCAATTTTAAGATTTCAATAATCGATACCGCACCAATTACTCCCTAAATTAATACTTTTGATTTTACTAATTTCAGTCCggttcaatttgattttttagttttaatcatGCACCAATGagccataaaaaaattatgttgtaaAAATACTGCTATAAAATCTGTTGAAAAAAACCTACTTTTTTACATTCTGCTATAGAATATTAGAATCTGCGATAAAGtgattttctttataaaatctgCTACTATAAAATCTACTGTTATAGAAAAATCATCTGGCATAAGAAAAAtcatcttctataaaaaaaaacctggGAATTCCGGATTACAAGTCCTGAAGTCCACGCAAATCCATATTACAAGCTGCCACGCAAAGTCCATattacaaaacaaaactaaaaataaagtaGTATCAGTCCCCTCAAGTATCCAcgttacaaaataaaaagacagtATCAACATTAATTgtttacataataaaaaaaaatacaattagaaTAATATGATGCTATGCACCACGTCACCAACTCCAATAATccattcaaacaaaatcatattaattagcattgaatcactattagtatagttaacaacaaaatcatattaataatttgtatataaGTGATAAATAATCCTAAACAAAACAagtatataacaataaaatcactaaatcAGATTAATAGAGTATACTAAAACCTGAAAtctgtaatttaaaaaaaaaatttaaaaccctaaatgaaatgaaGCAATCAGTTAAACACTTAAACTTGAaacaatgaaatgattttatataagtGATAAATAACCCTAAACAAAACAAGTCCCTAAACAAAAAACCCATATTGTACAATGTACACATACCAATGGTGTCATGAGAGGCTGTTCATTGCTGCGGTGTCACTGTCGATGGCGACGGATTGTTGATCGCGATGAGAGAAGGCTGGCGTGAGGAAGGGCTGCGTGTGGGGAGAGAGGGGTTGAGAGTGAGAAAGGGGGTGTTAGAAGGAGAGATGAGGGGTGAGTGATTGAGAGAGAGTCTGAGAGAGAATCGCGCGGGCAGGGGTGGGGGGTAGCTCGAAGCCCCAATCgattaaaacgacgccgttttaatCAATCGGAgctaatttataaaatcatcccCTTAAGCGACGTTGTTTCGCAAGGGGCAGTGCAAATATTTGTAGTGGTTCCAAACCATGCCTTTTTGCTTCTTGGgactaatatttaatatatatatatatatatataatatatagagtataaattatataaaatataatttataactatagtataaattatatatattatagtgatataatgatactaatactatataatatgttagtgtataatttatttatatatttgattatatttgttagtgataataattaatatgctaGTGGTTACATATATGCTAGTGATAacatatagtgataatatattatatgatactggtgataatatattatgagtaaaaggattttaaaaattaatattatattaattagtaatttagcatataaatTATGAtgtaaaatcatttcatatataattatatatattatagataaaagttatatataatattaaaaatcaattaaaaaaaatatatatatatatatatatatatacgagttGGTTCGATTCGATTCAGTTTGATaatgaaaaatccaaaatcaaaactGGACCATTTTTTACTGGTTTTTAAAATGATGGAACTAGTTTAGGACCGAAACAACCGGTCGAACCAATTATCCggtttaccatttttttttcagcccTACacacatgtttttattttttggtttcgGTGTGCGGTGGACTAGCTTACCCGTGACCAAGAATTGAAGAGAACTGacttttcaattgaaaaagTCTTGAAAGCAGCCATGTTCACACATCATCCAAAACACACCTTATGTGGTAAAGTAAATTGACAAATTTATCGttaaacaaattaacaaagtTCCACGAAGTCTCCCCCCCACCCCAAATTCGAAAAGTTGAAAACACTCCATTGCTATTGGAGGCTGATTTGAGCTGCGAtggagagggaggagggagtTGTCGTGACTGGGGTTCGATGGTGGGGGTTGCTGCGAGGTCGTGAGGCTTGGTGGTGGTGGCTGGGCTGGTGTACGGTGGCAGCATGGTGGCAAGAGAAAGGGAGACCCATTTTCGGGTTAGGCTGATCTGAGCTGCGATTGGGGATTGCTGTGACTTGGGTTTGACGGTGGGGGTTGCTGGGAGGTTGTGCGgctcggtggtggtggttgggcTGGCTTATGGTTGCGGGTGGTGGCATTTCGGGAGTGGAGGAGACGTTGCGCGTGGAGGCTCTAAGGTGGCTGGAGGGTCATTGGTGTGAGGGAGAGCCGATGAGGTGGTCGGTGGCGCTGTTGGGTGGCCGACAGCAATGGAGAGAGGCCAAACACGATTCTGGGTAGGCTAAGAAAGGGAATCGGGTGGGGGTAGAGGCTGGGGGGGCTGAGAAAGGATCGGTTTtggcctttaaaaaaaaaaagaaatacacatCACGTGTGCTACGGATCAGCTGTGAACAGGGGTTGATCCATAACACAGCTCTTTTCAATTATCTCCCACACATGGTTGTGTGGGAGCAGTCTAGGATATCGACCATGCTAATAGTTGCAAGTAGATGGGTATGCCATTTCGAAACAGAAATGCTTTGATCGCGAATTTGGGATCCAAATAGTATcccgaatgatttttttattttttttacttagtgattaagaaagtattttttaatgatgttataaatttattttttaaaatgtttatgctaattaaaaaaatacgtaaataaaaaaataaaaaaaaaataaaatatcctaTTCAATAAATTCATTCGGACCAATTTTTTTGTGGCCGTAACTGACTCCTTTCCAAATGACAATGCCAGTCTTacccaaaaattaaataaataaaaaaaatctaattttttaacaattaatttCACCTAATTTCACATAAACTACTCGTACCCAGAGGACTGAGATTAGAGATAGGCAGGCAGGAAGGTTAGTTGGTACTATTAAGCACAACCTTTCGACACTgcgtttttattttccttggtGCCCACACCCCAGAAAGAAATCTGGCAAATCTTGGGGGATTGAGGGCTCGCTTGTCGTTGAAGCAAGCTATATCAGGCTACGAAGACGACGACGAGGTGTGCAGGCCTTGGCGTCGCAGGATTTTCATGGCGTTCACGTGGGGCTCCGCCCTCAggatcaccctcctcctcctcatcctcgCGGCCGTGGTCACCGCTTGCTTCACTCTCCCCGTCGACAAGGTCAGCTTTTTTCATCCGGGTCTGTGTTCTTTTCGCCTATTGATCGATTATTCTCTTCTTATGTCTGTCTTTTCGgatgtttcaatttttttaaaattttttgtgttGATGTTGGATTTGGTGAATTGCTGATTGgcttcttttgtttgttttgttgggcGTGATATTTGTGAGGCATTTTTTAGTTGCTCGTTTGTTACTTCgggttaattttattattacttacctatataaaaaaaaattatataattgtcAAAATGTGTATGTTTTTGGACTTTGGGTTGGGTATTGTAGGTTTTCAGATTAATTATGGGAAACTCTGGTTTTGTTGGCAGTTTGCCATAATAACTGACAACCACACTCATTTGTGAGGTATTTTTATCTCCTCCATCCGCAGTCTTCAAATTATAATTCGTTAATTGACAATGTTGTATGGTTTCTCCTACTTTATAGCATTAATTCTGCTATAGAGTAGGAGAaactctggttttttttttctttttacttatcaaaaaaaaattctgctaGTTTCTTGCTGCAACAAGATGGTCTTGTTGTGGATCTCTTCCTTGAAAAACCTTGTGCCAAGTTTGTTTCAAAAGCTCAacgtattttgtatttaataaaGCATGTGCTTCCTGCAGATTCTGAAGGACTTTTTATTATGGGTTGAACAGGATCTTGGACCTTGGGGTCCTGTTGTGCTGTAAGTCAATTTCTACTTATGAATTGGTGGTGATTTACTACTCCGTCTTGCATCAATTGGTTGTAGTATTAATTTTGAACTCTTGTGTTTTGTAATTGGATTCTTACCTCTGGTGTAATTGTGGATCAAATTTTCATTGTAGTCACCCTGTCATAGATTGATGTTAGAAGGGTTGGTTGCAGAGTTCATTTAATGACTAAGCCGGAGTATATTCTTTGTATTTATTGTCCTCAACAGTTGCTGCATAGAGGTTTTGTAATCCTATTTTGATGTGTCGTGGTAATTTGCGGTCTAATCTGGCCAGCCAAAAGATAATTGATATACCTAATCCAATCCACTGGTCCATACGTACTTTTGAAAGGGATgattaatcaatatttttttctacccTGCAATCCATAGATCCCTATGCAAATTCCTAatcaagaataattttttttggattgcCTACTTGCGAGATCACATGCAGACCATAGGCTTAGGAATAAAAATGCAGTGCCCATAAGACCAAATCTTCCAAACTGAAAGCTGATCACTTGTAATAGCCTaacttgatttttttaaaatgtcaattttgaactagattttttaaaatagccTAACTTGAGCCTATTTGCTGATTTTGATATGGTGGGAATGCGAAGTGTAGAGAATTATATAGTACTGTTGCTTAGATTCTAAACTTTTaagtttaattatcatttatttatttggttggCCATGTTCAGGGGACTAGAAACTAACTTGTGAAAGAAACCGAACTATTCTTAGTTTTGCTCAATCTGAATATTGAGTCGCAAGAATAGTACTAGAATGGATGACCTCATAGGAAGTCAATGTGTTGCATCCCTCCTATTTCcttaaccaaaaaaata
This window of the Juglans regia cultivar Chandler chromosome 12, Walnut 2.0, whole genome shotgun sequence genome carries:
- the LOC109005891 gene encoding uncharacterized protein LOC109005891, whose product is MPEKAMSSLLLKPLIPRWSPLRHWRFGVLTALVVVGMVIVWSVDGCTIKSFLEVWRFRQDFVTTKLSTRPANLTQIHQSPHLNTSIILANTTQNQTNTTNPIDSRILEPPSVQTSTGFPQQPAQNPLQHTASPNLSWVSAELEPNLTSNLVARWLAPGGEPCKDSKTVQISIPGLDGRNLINLSAGEIHEFGFQALDESGNPRCLGGDYFETDLSGDAWKSRPLVKDFGNGSYYVSLQVHPDFDGDYNLTVILLFRQFEGLKFSPWRFAFDRVLRKIPIRFYKSSGHLHELQTCTESDFSRDIWSGRWTRHGKNDDCQISSDGRYRCLPPDFPCQSPWCSGSLGLLESNGWVYSAHCAFRLFLADSAWNCLKNRWIFFWGDSNHVDTIRNMLNFVLDLPDIPSVPRRFDMNFSNPKQPSQSVRITSIFNGHWNETGNYEGLNSLQNEGFRNLLKKYFSEDTVPDTVIMNSGLHDGVKWKNLRAFSGGADYAASFWAEVMESLKQRGLAVPKVFYRTTVATGGYARSLAFNPNKMEAFNGVLLDKLKHVGVVSGVIDNFDMTFPWHFDNRCNDGVHYGRAPLKMMWRDGLIGHQYFVDLMLVHVLLNALCAR